The following proteins are co-located in the Longimicrobium sp. genome:
- a CDS encoding CDP-alcohol phosphatidyltransferase family protein has protein sequence MHVSQRHGGGGWFAAVRGYLSTPANLLTGLRLAAIPVLWILALDGRDRALGYGLAAAFASDLIDGPLARHLGQTSEIGSRTDSIADHMLATSTVVWLFLLRPAFFQGHAALLLGWSALALFTLGVAWVRFRRFVDLHLYSAKVTVFCTYTMAIGLLATGHFYEWHFRIAFAVAMFAALEALAILLTYRDPDRHGGSIFLKR, from the coding sequence TTGCACGTTTCCCAGCGCCACGGAGGCGGCGGATGGTTCGCCGCGGTCCGGGGCTACCTCAGCACACCGGCGAACCTGCTCACCGGGCTCCGCCTCGCCGCGATCCCGGTGCTCTGGATCCTGGCGCTGGACGGGCGCGACCGGGCGCTGGGGTACGGGCTCGCCGCGGCGTTCGCCAGCGACCTGATCGACGGCCCGCTCGCCCGCCACCTGGGGCAGACTTCCGAGATCGGAAGCCGCACCGACTCCATCGCCGACCACATGCTGGCGACGTCCACGGTGGTGTGGCTCTTCCTCCTGCGTCCGGCTTTCTTCCAGGGCCACGCGGCGCTGCTGCTGGGGTGGTCGGCGCTCGCGCTCTTTACGCTGGGGGTGGCGTGGGTGAGGTTCCGGAGGTTCGTGGACCTCCACCTGTACTCGGCCAAGGTGACCGTCTTCTGCACCTACACAATGGCGATCGGGCTGCTGGCGACGGGGCACTTCTACGAGTGGCACTTTCGCATCGCCTTCGCCGTCGCCATGTTCGCGGCGCTGGAAGCGCTCGCGATTCTGCTGACGTACAGGGACCCTGACCGGCACGGCGGATCCATCTTTCTGAAGCGCTAG
- a CDS encoding MBL fold metallo-hydrolase, whose translation MILRRFYDEKLAQASWMIGCSGQALVVDPARDVEPYLRAAEEERLRITHVTETHIHADFVSGARELAARTDAQLLLSGEGGADWSYGYDATLLHDGDEIAVGNVRVRVMHTPGHTPEHLSFVVTDGNADAPMGVLTGDFIFVGDVGRPDLLERAASQAGTMEAGARTLFRSLRRFADEVPDFVQLWPGHGAGSACGKALSAIPTSTLGYEKRFNWAFRHADEDGFAAEVLAGQPEPPMYFARMKAINRDGPPLLGEIRRPARIDGARLHELLADGATVVDTRPAAMWARGHVPGTLSVPLGKSFATWAGSVLPYDRPFYLIVDESHVDEAVHDLAAIGLDAPGGYATPDVVDAWAAEHGPAATLADADPAEADELRDAGAVEIVDVRNGSEWSAGHIPGSRNLPLGRLSERIGELPRDRPLVVHCQSGARAAVAISLLKARGFSDVRHLAGDWAEWSKAGRGVEVGGV comes from the coding sequence ATGATCCTCAGGCGCTTCTACGACGAAAAGCTGGCCCAGGCGAGCTGGATGATCGGCTGCTCCGGCCAGGCGCTGGTGGTGGACCCCGCGCGCGACGTGGAGCCGTACCTGCGCGCCGCCGAGGAGGAGCGCCTCCGCATCACCCACGTCACCGAGACGCACATCCACGCCGACTTCGTGTCCGGCGCGCGCGAGCTGGCCGCCCGCACCGATGCGCAGCTCCTCCTCTCGGGCGAGGGCGGCGCGGACTGGAGCTACGGCTACGACGCCACCCTCCTGCACGATGGCGACGAGATCGCTGTGGGCAACGTGCGCGTCCGGGTGATGCACACGCCGGGGCACACGCCCGAGCACCTGTCGTTCGTGGTGACCGACGGCAACGCCGATGCGCCGATGGGGGTGCTGACCGGCGACTTCATCTTCGTGGGCGACGTGGGACGCCCGGATCTGCTGGAGCGCGCCGCAAGCCAGGCTGGGACGATGGAGGCCGGCGCGCGCACCCTCTTCCGCTCCCTGCGCCGCTTCGCGGATGAGGTGCCGGACTTCGTGCAGCTCTGGCCGGGGCACGGGGCGGGCTCGGCGTGTGGCAAGGCGCTGAGCGCGATCCCGACTTCCACGTTGGGCTACGAGAAGCGCTTCAACTGGGCCTTCCGCCACGCCGACGAGGACGGTTTCGCCGCGGAGGTGCTCGCCGGGCAGCCGGAGCCGCCGATGTACTTCGCGCGGATGAAGGCGATCAACCGCGACGGCCCGCCGCTCCTGGGCGAGATCCGCCGCCCCGCGCGCATCGACGGCGCCCGCCTGCACGAGCTGCTCGCGGATGGCGCCACCGTCGTGGACACGCGCCCCGCCGCGATGTGGGCCCGCGGGCACGTCCCCGGCACGCTGAGCGTCCCGCTGGGGAAGAGCTTCGCCACCTGGGCCGGGTCGGTGCTCCCCTACGACCGTCCGTTCTACCTGATCGTGGACGAGTCGCACGTGGACGAGGCGGTGCACGACCTGGCCGCCATCGGGCTGGACGCGCCGGGCGGATACGCGACGCCGGACGTGGTGGACGCCTGGGCCGCCGAGCACGGCCCCGCCGCCACCCTCGCCGATGCCGACCCTGCGGAGGCCGACGAGCTACGGGACGCCGGCGCGGTGGAGATCGTGGACGTGCGCAACGGCTCGGAGTGGTCCGCGGGGCACATCCCGGGGAGCCGCAACCTCCCGCTGGGCCGCCTGTCGGAGCGCATCGGCGAGCTTCCGCGCGACCGGCCGCTTGTGGTGCACTGCCAGTCGGGTGCGCGCGCGGCGGTCGCCATTTCGCTGCTCAAGGCGCGCGGGTTCAGCGACGTGCGGCATTTGGCGGGGGATTGGGCGGAGTGGAGTAAGGCGGGAAGGGGGGTGGAGGTGGGGGGAGTTTGA